The following proteins are co-located in the Brevibacillus laterosporus DSM 25 genome:
- a CDS encoding 6-phospho-beta-glucosidase has protein sequence MKQIVKKFPEGFLWGGAVAANQLEGAYQEGGKGLSTADVSPRGIMYPHDESMKGFYPYHEAIDFYHRYKEDIALFAEMGFKCFRTSIAWTRIFPNGDELEPNEEGLKFYDNLFDEIRKHGIQPVVTISHYEMPLYLVKQYGGWRNRQLVEFYERFAKTLFKRYKDKVKYWMTFNEINVVLHAPFTGGGLVFAEGENEKNTMYQAAHHQFVASALAVKACHEIIPDAQIGCMLAYLPTYPLTSNPEDVWKAFITDRETLFFTDIQVRGYYPSYTKRYFVENDIQIVIEEGDEELLRTYKVDYLGFSYYVSRTATVTPEKAGATDGNLIMGGVKNPYLKATDWGWEIDPKGLRIALNILYDRYQVPLFIVENGLGAVDVVEEGDVIADDYRIAYLKDHIAEMKEAIADGVDLIGYTTWGPIDLISASTAEMKKRYGFIYVDKDNEGRGTLRRLKKKSFYWYKNVIASNGEVLD, from the coding sequence ATGAAGCAAATCGTGAAGAAATTTCCAGAAGGCTTTCTATGGGGAGGAGCGGTAGCAGCTAATCAGCTTGAAGGTGCATACCAAGAGGGTGGTAAAGGACTTTCAACAGCAGATGTGTCACCTCGAGGCATTATGTACCCGCATGATGAATCAATGAAAGGGTTCTATCCCTATCATGAAGCTATCGATTTTTATCATCGCTATAAAGAAGACATTGCCTTGTTTGCAGAAATGGGCTTCAAATGCTTCCGTACCTCGATTGCTTGGACAAGAATTTTCCCGAATGGTGACGAACTTGAGCCAAACGAAGAAGGATTGAAATTCTATGATAATTTGTTTGATGAAATTCGTAAGCACGGTATTCAGCCGGTAGTAACGATCTCTCATTATGAGATGCCTCTCTATCTGGTGAAGCAATATGGGGGATGGAGAAACCGTCAGTTAGTTGAATTCTATGAACGGTTTGCTAAAACACTCTTTAAACGTTACAAAGATAAAGTGAAATACTGGATGACTTTCAATGAGATTAATGTTGTGCTACATGCACCGTTTACGGGTGGCGGACTTGTATTTGCAGAAGGTGAGAACGAGAAGAATACGATGTATCAAGCGGCTCACCATCAGTTTGTTGCAAGCGCTTTGGCTGTAAAAGCATGCCACGAGATCATTCCTGATGCTCAGATTGGTTGCATGCTAGCATATTTGCCAACCTATCCACTAACAAGTAATCCAGAAGATGTATGGAAAGCATTTATAACAGATCGGGAAACATTATTCTTTACCGATATTCAAGTGAGAGGCTACTATCCATCCTATACGAAGCGCTATTTTGTTGAAAATGATATTCAAATCGTCATAGAAGAAGGCGACGAAGAGCTACTGCGCACGTATAAAGTAGATTATCTAGGCTTTAGCTACTATGTAAGTAGAACTGCAACAGTAACCCCTGAAAAAGCTGGCGCAACAGATGGAAATCTAATCATGGGCGGAGTGAAAAACCCGTACTTGAAAGCAACAGATTGGGGATGGGAAATCGACCCGAAAGGTCTACGTATCGCACTTAATATTTTGTACGATCGTTATCAGGTACCACTGTTTATCGTTGAAAATGGATTAGGGGCAGTTGATGTTGTGGAAGAAGGGGACGTCATTGCGGACGATTATCGTATTGCTTACTTAAAGGATCATATTGCTGAAATGAAAGAAGCGATTGCCGATGGTGTTGACCTGATTGGTTACACAACATGGGGACCAATTGATTTAATTAGTGCCTCCACTGCTGAGATGAAGAAACGTTACGGGTTCATCTATGTAGATAAAGATAATGAAGGAAGGGGAACGCTGAGAAGATTGAAAAAGAAAAGTTTCTACTGGTATAAAAATGTCATTGCTAGTAATGGAGAGGTGCTAGACTAA
- a CDS encoding ABC transporter permease subunit translates to MFKFLKQIIIMLILVIIMAGLPQMLAINEDGLLFITPENVILQTGALIHDVSQGTLGQYTSGANIRNISEDIFPFAKQSFILLLSSLLVSIIVSILFGLFLHRWRIITWIKKVLDFISIIPDFILILFFLFLTVTIYKTTGVRLLTISPLSKDFSRIWFPILVLSIGPMLYLVKLVDLKYKQVGGEDYVRTAVAKGLGGFHVQLHHMYKNIKPFFIADLKKAISISVTNLFIVEYLLNVSGITRFIFGTYQFNIVVIGLCILLLITGLAYAIIRFFLYLFERGFIYE, encoded by the coding sequence TTGTTCAAATTTTTAAAACAAATAATAATCATGCTTATTCTAGTGATAATAATGGCAGGGTTACCACAGATGCTTGCCATTAATGAAGACGGATTATTGTTCATAACCCCAGAAAACGTAATCCTACAAACAGGGGCTCTTATACACGATGTTTCTCAGGGAACCTTAGGACAATATACATCTGGTGCCAATATACGTAATATTTCAGAAGATATTTTTCCTTTTGCCAAACAATCATTTATTCTTTTGCTGTCCAGTTTACTCGTTTCTATCATTGTGAGTATTCTGTTCGGATTGTTTCTACACAGGTGGCGGATTATTACGTGGATAAAAAAAGTACTTGATTTCATTTCCATTATTCCTGATTTTATTTTAATTTTATTCTTTTTATTTTTGACGGTTACGATCTATAAAACAACGGGTGTCCGTCTACTTACCATCTCACCGTTAAGCAAGGATTTTTCAAGGATTTGGTTTCCAATCTTGGTTCTATCGATTGGACCCATGCTGTATTTAGTGAAGCTAGTTGATTTAAAATACAAGCAGGTCGGGGGAGAAGATTACGTACGGACCGCGGTTGCTAAGGGGCTCGGTGGATTCCATGTTCAATTGCACCACATGTATAAAAATATAAAACCGTTTTTTATTGCTGATCTAAAGAAAGCGATCTCGATTTCTGTGACTAATTTGTTTATTGTGGAGTATCTTCTAAATGTGTCAGGAATCACTAGATTTATTTTCGGCACATACCAATTTAATATAGTTGTGATTGGTTTGTGTATTTTGTTACTGATCACAGGTCTAGCCTATGCCATTATTCGTTTTTTCCTATATTTGTTCGAGCGAGGGTTTATTTATGAATAA
- a CDS encoding ABC transporter permease, translated as MNKQKGRISLWLGFFIVSVLFIVAIFGPMVAPYDIDFQVRAEYVEVNGTQVIVSPPLPPSEKYPIGTDKWGHDMLTSLLYGARYTLFVTIACALLRVMLGMIIGLKIGMADRPQRWWLSLENAWGHVPLFLPVYFLLYRININSPLSSFDLVMIFTIVVSVLGIPSVVSSVRQKTEQLKEAHFVTAAISIGASKNHIMLRHILPQLKEQIMMLFVMEIIGVMTLMGQLGIFNLFIGGTIQQFDPSIFLTKTYEWAGLIGQARAFLQAKQWIFFAPLTAFMFAILGFTLIVNGMKKRYEEAYNRTPYV; from the coding sequence ATGAATAAGCAAAAAGGTAGAATTTCATTATGGTTGGGTTTCTTTATTGTATCAGTGCTATTCATTGTTGCTATTTTTGGACCAATGGTTGCTCCGTATGATATAGACTTTCAGGTACGAGCCGAATATGTAGAGGTAAATGGTACGCAAGTCATCGTTTCACCACCATTGCCACCCTCAGAGAAATATCCAATTGGAACAGATAAATGGGGACATGATATGCTAACTTCCTTGTTATATGGTGCAAGATATACGCTGTTTGTTACGATTGCTTGTGCCTTGTTGCGAGTTATGTTAGGAATGATCATCGGACTCAAAATAGGAATGGCAGATCGTCCACAGAGATGGTGGCTCAGTCTAGAGAATGCGTGGGGCCATGTGCCGCTGTTTTTACCAGTATACTTTCTGCTGTACCGCATTAATATCAATTCACCTTTATCTTCGTTTGACTTAGTGATGATTTTTACTATAGTTGTATCAGTGCTAGGTATTCCAAGTGTTGTATCATCAGTTCGTCAAAAAACAGAGCAGTTGAAGGAAGCTCATTTTGTCACAGCAGCCATTTCTATTGGGGCTAGCAAAAATCACATTATGCTCAGGCATATCCTTCCTCAACTAAAAGAGCAGATTATGATGCTTTTTGTTATGGAGATTATCGGGGTTATGACTTTGATGGGACAATTGGGTATTTTTAACCTGTTTATCGGTGGGACGATTCAGCAATTTGATCCGAGTATTTTTTTAACTAAAACGTATGAATGGGCTGGATTAATTGGACAAGCACGTGCTTTCCTACAAGCCAAGCAATGGATTTTCTTTGCTCCGTTAACCGCTTTTATGTTTGCGATTTTAGGTTTTACTCTAATTGTAAATGGAATGAAGAAGCGATATGAAGAAGCATATAATCGGACCCCTTATGTCTAA
- a CDS encoding helix-turn-helix domain-containing protein, whose product MKSSDQSKPLLTNREREVFELLVQDKTTKEIAGQLFISEKTVRNHISNVMQKLGVKGRSQAVVELVRLGELKI is encoded by the coding sequence TTGAAGAGTAGCGACCAAAGTAAACCGTTATTAACTAATCGCGAAAGAGAAGTGTTTGAACTCCTGGTCCAAGACAAGACCACAAAAGAGATAGCAGGACAGCTCTTCATCAGCGAAAAAACAGTCAGAAATCACATTAGTAACGTCATGCAGAAATTGGGCGTGAAAGGGCGGTCACAAGCCGTAGTAGAATTGGTGAGGCTTGGCGAATTAAAAATTTGA
- the thiT gene encoding energy-coupled thiamine transporter ThiT, giving the protein MSRTRLVIMMEIAIMAAIAVILSKVKLFAMPQGGSVSLVMVPIALLAFRRGWVAGLITGALVGMVKFFFGGEMVHPIQMLLDYPFSYAMLGFGAFLYASKTQNKATKIASIWGGLLVGIALCLAIRTTSGAVWFGSYAPEGTPATLYSLIYNATYLIPEYVITALVVTLLANRAPQLFQQNAGAYRRI; this is encoded by the coding sequence ATGTCACGAACACGATTGGTCATCATGATGGAAATAGCTATCATGGCAGCGATTGCTGTTATTTTAAGTAAGGTAAAATTGTTTGCTATGCCTCAAGGTGGGAGCGTTTCTTTGGTAATGGTACCCATAGCCTTATTGGCTTTTCGCCGTGGTTGGGTAGCAGGTTTAATCACAGGTGCGCTGGTAGGCATGGTTAAATTCTTTTTTGGCGGCGAGATGGTGCATCCTATTCAAATGTTGTTAGACTATCCCTTCTCATATGCCATGCTAGGCTTTGGTGCGTTCCTGTACGCTAGTAAGACGCAAAACAAAGCAACAAAAATTGCATCCATCTGGGGTGGATTACTAGTCGGAATCGCGTTATGTCTGGCTATCCGTACGACTTCAGGGGCTGTCTGGTTTGGTAGCTATGCCCCGGAAGGAACACCTGCAACGCTTTATTCCCTCATATATAATGCGACCTATTTGATACCTGAGTATGTGATTACGGCTTTAGTAGTTACATTACTGGCAAATAGGGCACCTCAATTGTTTCAGCAGAATGCGGGCGCTTATCGACGTATATAA
- a CDS encoding bifunctional transcriptional activator/DNA repair enzyme AdaA — translation MKEEFWKAIVECDPNYDQLFFYGLSTTGIFCKPSCKSRTPKREHVKIYYAASDAIAAGFRPCKRCRPSEPTWKSAEEDAATRLLEMIHDCYNQPVTLREMASRLYVSPFYLQRCFSRCMKITPGKYLTRIRMDEAKKQLLETDRNVSMIASGVGFRNSAYFAAVFQKETGCTPTQYRLQQKKQGKTGTTR, via the coding sequence ATGAAAGAGGAGTTCTGGAAGGCTATAGTAGAATGCGATCCAAATTATGATCAACTATTCTTTTATGGCCTTAGCACGACGGGGATCTTTTGCAAACCGTCATGCAAATCAAGGACACCCAAAAGAGAGCATGTGAAGATTTATTATGCGGCGTCCGATGCCATTGCTGCAGGTTTTCGTCCTTGCAAGCGGTGTAGACCATCTGAACCAACATGGAAATCGGCGGAAGAAGATGCGGCAACCCGTCTGCTAGAGATGATTCACGATTGCTATAACCAACCCGTAACTCTGCGTGAAATGGCGTCACGTCTCTATGTGAGTCCTTTTTATTTGCAGCGTTGTTTTTCTCGTTGCATGAAGATAACACCCGGCAAATATTTAACGCGCATCCGAATGGATGAAGCGAAGAAGCAACTACTAGAAACAGATCGAAATGTTTCAATGATTGCAAGCGGAGTAGGGTTTCGCAATAGTGCCTATTTTGCCGCTGTTTTTCAGAAGGAAACAGGTTGTACACCTACTCAGTACCGCTTACAGCAGAAGAAACAGGGCAAAACAGGAACAACACGCTAA
- a CDS encoding nitroreductase family protein: MSLLNTLQQRQAIRAYDGRDVEKAKIEQLLEAAVLAPNDRLREPWHFYVIQGAAKERFNQLAQDFLLERFPTKPHLVEESMKNVLATPLIIIATSQIVDGDEASSLDNDYAVSCAIHSMWLMASELGLGFVWRTRGVGLARDERLKAFLSLSDQEKVIGSLFIGYPTDEATPRTTRKPFAQKTTWVE, translated from the coding sequence ATGTCCCTCTTAAACACATTACAACAGCGTCAAGCTATACGTGCCTACGATGGTCGCGATGTAGAAAAGGCAAAGATTGAGCAGTTACTAGAAGCAGCTGTACTAGCACCCAATGATCGCTTGCGAGAACCTTGGCATTTCTATGTTATTCAAGGCGCTGCTAAAGAACGATTTAACCAACTAGCACAGGATTTCTTACTTGAACGCTTTCCTACCAAACCTCATTTAGTAGAAGAGTCCATGAAAAATGTTCTAGCTACCCCTCTCATTATAATCGCTACATCACAAATCGTAGACGGAGACGAAGCTTCCTCGCTTGATAATGATTACGCTGTAAGCTGCGCTATCCATTCTATGTGGCTGATGGCGTCTGAGCTAGGACTAGGTTTTGTGTGGCGTACGCGCGGTGTAGGTCTAGCAAGAGATGAACGTCTCAAAGCATTCTTATCCCTATCCGATCAAGAGAAGGTGATTGGTTCGTTATTCATTGGCTATCCAACTGACGAAGCCACACCTCGTACTACTCGCAAGCCTTTTGCACAGAAAACAACCTGGGTCGAGTAA